The Neobacillus sp. PS3-34 genome has a window encoding:
- a CDS encoding glycosyltransferase: MICSTSHVMAVETNKYTDKNIYVTPFGVDLSRFKPDGAAARTSGLTFGTVKALSDKYGIADLIKAFAKIHTSYSDSKLLIVGDGPQRAEYEQLAASLGIADVTTFTGRVPNNEVPDYINKMDIFAVPSTEDSESFGVAAVEAMACGVPVVVSNVGGLPEVVIEGKTGYVVPKENPEQLAAAFLKLVENPEVRAEMGKNGIQHVKEHYDWIDNANGMLELYEQTLNKGMKS; the protein is encoded by the coding sequence GTGATTTGTTCTACAAGCCATGTGATGGCAGTAGAAACAAATAAGTATACCGATAAAAATATTTATGTCACTCCATTTGGCGTTGATCTGAGCAGATTTAAACCCGATGGAGCAGCCGCAAGGACATCGGGGCTGACATTTGGAACCGTTAAAGCGCTGTCTGATAAGTATGGGATCGCCGATTTGATCAAGGCGTTCGCTAAAATCCATACTTCCTACAGTGACTCCAAGCTGCTGATTGTTGGTGACGGTCCGCAGAGGGCAGAGTATGAACAGCTCGCTGCGAGTTTAGGGATTGCCGATGTAACGACTTTTACAGGCAGAGTTCCCAATAATGAAGTCCCTGATTATATTAATAAGATGGACATTTTTGCCGTACCATCAACCGAGGATAGCGAAAGCTTTGGAGTAGCGGCAGTTGAAGCAATGGCCTGCGGTGTCCCTGTCGTCGTTTCGAATGTGGGCGGATTGCCGGAGGTTGTGATTGAAGGTAAAACAGGCTATGTTGTTCCAAAGGAAAATCCGGAGCAATTGGCTGCTGCCTTTTTAAAGCTGGTTGAGAACCCGGAGGTCCGCGCTGAAATGGGGAAGAACGGCATCCAGCATGTGAAGGAACATTATGATTGGATCGACAATGCCAATGGCATGTTAGAACTATACGAGCAAACCTTGAATAAGGGGATGAAATCATGA
- a CDS encoding oligosaccharide flippase family protein, protein MLAQLKRLGADSLLYAFMNVGTKLIAFIMLPIYTHFLSPEKYGVLGIIDNWTSMLTFLIIFGTDSALSFYYFDTKDEEKRLAYVRNVMYFRLFVVAILALMVLVAGPWISKVLLDDPRNVSLLWISIATLFVDTVTVVVLMVMRFDFKSKKVVIYTVAKMLLMAVFSYVFLKYFIKTAEGILLGRFVGFAIIFVLLFLSSMKYLKPKIDMAMMKEILKYAAPLVPASLAFWVIANSSVFFLDAFHSKHEVGIYTAATRLATIITLLTSGVQMAWRPYSMTLKDKKDSPLLFSKIYLALLLLGIFGIMAIATVMPFIIGILGAKYHHAYQYVALVSAATFLNFYYMIISVGLFFTKKTTVISVTFGIVAVVNTVLNLVLIPPFAIWGAVASYLIAYMTAVIFIFRRSQQVYYVPVSFGKMAFLFVSMILAVIGIIFVQENGLSWVWIVAAWIVVLLTVGISRIDKDFRQKEYSAAE, encoded by the coding sequence GTGCTGGCACAATTAAAGCGTTTAGGAGCGGATTCGCTCCTTTACGCTTTTATGAATGTTGGAACAAAATTAATCGCATTTATCATGCTGCCGATTTATACTCATTTTCTTTCTCCTGAGAAATATGGTGTCCTTGGCATCATTGATAACTGGACATCGATGCTTACTTTCCTGATTATTTTCGGAACGGATTCAGCGTTGTCCTTTTATTATTTTGATACAAAGGATGAAGAAAAGCGGCTCGCGTATGTAAGGAATGTGATGTATTTCAGGCTGTTTGTTGTCGCTATACTTGCGCTTATGGTTTTGGTCGCAGGTCCATGGATTTCAAAAGTCCTTCTTGATGATCCTCGTAATGTCAGCCTGCTCTGGATTAGCATCGCAACACTATTCGTTGATACCGTTACGGTTGTTGTTCTGATGGTCATGCGTTTTGATTTTAAATCGAAAAAGGTTGTTATTTATACAGTAGCTAAGATGCTGTTGATGGCGGTCTTTTCCTATGTATTTTTGAAATACTTTATTAAGACAGCAGAAGGTATCCTGCTCGGCCGGTTTGTCGGCTTTGCGATTATCTTTGTGCTCCTTTTCCTAAGTAGCATGAAGTATTTAAAGCCGAAAATTGACATGGCTATGATGAAGGAAATCCTAAAGTACGCGGCACCTTTAGTGCCAGCATCACTCGCCTTTTGGGTGATTGCCAATTCCAGCGTTTTCTTTCTGGATGCTTTCCATTCAAAGCACGAGGTAGGGATTTATACAGCGGCAACGAGACTTGCTACGATAATCACTCTGTTAACGAGCGGGGTTCAAATGGCTTGGCGCCCGTATTCAATGACACTTAAGGATAAAAAGGACAGTCCGCTGTTATTTTCCAAAATCTATTTAGCGCTATTATTATTAGGGATTTTTGGTATCATGGCGATTGCGACGGTCATGCCTTTCATTATCGGCATACTCGGGGCTAAGTATCACCATGCCTATCAATATGTGGCTCTTGTGTCAGCTGCAACATTCCTGAATTTCTACTATATGATTATTTCTGTTGGCTTGTTTTTCACAAAGAAAACGACTGTTATATCCGTGACATTTGGAATCGTAGCAGTGGTGAACACTGTATTGAATTTGGTTCTCATTCCGCCTTTTGCAATTTGGGGAGCGGTGGCTTCTTATTTGATTGCCTATATGACAGCGGTTATCTTTATTTTCAGAAGAAGCCAGCAGGTATACTACGTCCCAGTGTCATTTGGAAAAATGGCCTTTTTATTTGTTAGCATGATTCTCGCTGTAATCGGCATTATTTTTGTACAGGAAAATGGTTTGAGCTGGGTATGGATTGTTGCGGCATGGATAGTGGTCCTGCTCACAGTCGGAATCAGCCGGATCGACAAGGATTTCCGCCAGAAAGAGTATTCTGCGGCTGAATAA
- the wecB gene encoding non-hydrolyzing UDP-N-acetylglucosamine 2-epimerase, with protein sequence MKIITVLGARPQFIKAAPVSRVLRENHTELIVHTGQHYDANMSDIFFEELNIPKPDYHLAVGSGNHGKQTGEMLQKIEEIVLKEEPDYLMVYGDTNSTLAGALVAAKLHVPVIHIEAGLRSFNKKMPEEVNRIMTDHVSEYLFCPTDTAIHNLENENITHNVFNIGDVMYDAVLYNRELAEEKSEILAANELEKKGFHLITIHRAENTDDLQNMKNILEAFSKVETVKVWPMHPRTKHKLASYGLDLDAVPNLKVIDPVGYLDMLTLVSNAQKIITDSGGVQKEAYFMQVPCVTIREQTEWVETLEEDANILVGTSVEKILDAINKNVNPSYKAVFGDGKASEKIVQIIEKR encoded by the coding sequence ATGAAAATTATTACGGTTCTTGGGGCAAGACCCCAATTTATTAAAGCAGCGCCGGTTTCTCGCGTATTGCGTGAAAACCACACTGAACTTATTGTCCATACAGGACAGCATTACGATGCCAATATGTCTGATATTTTCTTTGAAGAATTGAATATTCCGAAGCCTGATTACCATCTGGCAGTTGGTTCTGGAAATCACGGCAAGCAGACGGGCGAAATGCTTCAAAAAATTGAAGAAATCGTCCTAAAGGAAGAGCCGGATTACCTAATGGTGTACGGCGATACTAATTCAACGCTAGCAGGTGCTTTGGTTGCGGCTAAGCTCCATGTACCAGTCATCCATATCGAAGCAGGCTTAAGAAGCTTCAATAAGAAGATGCCTGAGGAAGTAAACCGGATTATGACAGACCATGTGTCTGAGTACCTGTTCTGCCCGACAGATACAGCGATTCACAATCTCGAGAACGAAAATATCACGCACAACGTTTTTAATATTGGCGATGTGATGTATGATGCCGTTTTATATAATCGTGAATTGGCTGAAGAAAAATCAGAAATTCTGGCTGCAAATGAGCTGGAGAAAAAGGGCTTCCATTTAATCACGATCCACCGTGCTGAAAATACGGATGATCTTCAGAATATGAAGAATATCCTTGAAGCATTCTCAAAGGTTGAAACAGTAAAGGTATGGCCGATGCACCCAAGAACGAAGCATAAGCTTGCTTCCTACGGGCTGGATTTAGATGCCGTTCCTAATTTGAAGGTTATTGATCCAGTTGGCTATCTGGACATGCTTACACTTGTTTCCAATGCTCAAAAGATCATTACGGATTCAGGCGGCGTTCAAAAGGAAGCATATTTCATGCAGGTCCCATGTGTGACAATCCGCGAGCAGACAGAGTGGGTTGAAACGCTTGAGGAAGATGCGAATATTCTTGTTGGAACATCCGTTGAAAAAATTCTTGATGCCATTAATAAAAACGTTAATCCGTCTTATAAGGCTGTATTCGGCGACGGCAAGGCATCTGAGAAAATTGTCCAAATCATTGAAAAAAGATAA
- a CDS encoding nucleotide sugar dehydrogenase, with translation MSSYENLLQKIENKEAVIGVVGLGYVGLPLAVEKAKAGYKVIGFDVQASRVEQVNMGVNYIGDVVDQDLADMIKEGRLVATTDYALIKEVDAVAICVPTPLDVYQQPDTSYVESSANEIAKNSHEGMLVVLESTTYPGTTEEIVRPALEKQGLVTGETVFIAYSPERVDPGNKEFKTKNTPKVVGGITKNCTTVASALYRNVLEGDVHEVSSPAIAEMEKIFENTFRHINIALANEMAILCEKMGIDVWEVIDAAKTKPYGFMAFYPGPGLGGHCIPIDPFYLTWKAREYNYHTRLIELAGEINNTMPEYVITRAMQLLNEDGKALRGAKVTILGVAYKKDIDDVRESPVLKIIEQLEQHGADYKVVDPYVKHFRSCNTKVETVELTQDLLHQSDLVMLTTDHTDFDYEMIARESKVIFDTRNAFKDVPKPNKYLKL, from the coding sequence ATGAGCTCTTATGAAAATTTACTTCAAAAAATAGAAAATAAAGAAGCGGTAATCGGTGTTGTCGGTCTAGGTTATGTAGGACTTCCGCTTGCTGTTGAAAAAGCAAAAGCTGGCTATAAGGTTATCGGTTTTGACGTACAGGCTTCACGCGTTGAGCAAGTAAACATGGGCGTTAATTATATCGGTGATGTAGTGGACCAGGATCTTGCAGACATGATCAAGGAAGGCCGCCTTGTGGCTACAACAGATTATGCACTCATCAAGGAAGTGGACGCGGTTGCGATTTGCGTGCCAACACCACTTGACGTTTACCAGCAGCCAGATACTTCTTATGTTGAAAGCTCTGCAAACGAAATTGCGAAAAATTCACACGAAGGAATGCTTGTAGTCCTTGAGTCTACAACATACCCTGGAACTACTGAAGAAATCGTAAGACCTGCCCTTGAGAAACAAGGCCTTGTAACTGGTGAAACAGTATTCATTGCCTACTCTCCTGAGCGTGTTGACCCAGGTAACAAGGAATTCAAAACAAAAAACACGCCTAAGGTTGTCGGCGGTATTACAAAAAACTGTACAACAGTTGCTTCTGCCCTTTACCGTAATGTGCTTGAAGGCGACGTACATGAAGTATCCAGCCCGGCGATTGCTGAAATGGAAAAAATCTTTGAAAACACATTCCGCCACATTAATATCGCATTAGCGAACGAAATGGCAATCCTTTGTGAAAAAATGGGCATCGATGTGTGGGAAGTGATCGATGCTGCTAAAACAAAGCCATACGGCTTCATGGCGTTTTATCCAGGACCAGGTCTTGGCGGCCACTGTATTCCAATCGACCCATTCTACCTGACTTGGAAGGCTCGTGAGTACAACTACCACACAAGATTGATCGAGCTTGCCGGCGAAATCAACAACACTATGCCTGAGTATGTAATCACTCGTGCGATGCAGCTTCTAAACGAAGATGGCAAAGCGCTACGTGGTGCAAAGGTTACAATCCTTGGTGTGGCGTACAAAAAAGATATCGACGATGTTCGTGAATCTCCGGTGCTTAAGATTATTGAGCAATTAGAACAGCACGGCGCTGACTATAAAGTTGTAGATCCTTACGTTAAGCATTTCAGATCTTGCAACACAAAAGTAGAGACAGTTGAACTAACACAGGATCTGCTTCACCAATCAGATTTAGTTATGCTGACAACTGACCATACTGATTTTGACTATGAAATGATCGCACGCGAAAGCAAGGTCATTTTTGATACTCGTAATGCATTTAAAGATGTACCAAAGCCAAATAAATACTTAAAACTATAA
- a CDS encoding MraY family glycosyltransferase gives MYIQAILAFFAALLTVLILTPLVIKFAVWFGAIDKPNQRKVHQKIMPRLGGLAIFFGVIAGYLAGGLYDQKVNTISVGAILIIIIGILDDKYELSAKTKFAGQLIVASLILASGLKIDFVTIPYVERFDLGLWSYPITIFWIVAITNAINLIDGLDRLSAGVSAIGIATIAIMALLAGKVLIFTLSLILLGSIIGFLFYNFHPAKIFMGDTGALFLGYSISILSLLGLYKSVTLFSFLVPIIIMGVPVFDTTFAIIRRIVNRKPISAPDKFHLHHRLLDLGLSHRTTVLAIYAFGILFAASAVIVSKSTLWGTILIIFGLLLIIEVIAEVIGIVHVQYKPILTLLKKLSDKKPLGSKR, from the coding sequence ATGTATATACAAGCTATTTTAGCTTTTTTTGCAGCTTTGTTAACTGTCTTGATCCTCACGCCACTTGTAATTAAATTTGCCGTTTGGTTTGGTGCGATTGATAAACCGAATCAAAGGAAAGTACATCAAAAAATTATGCCGAGACTTGGCGGATTGGCTATTTTCTTCGGTGTCATTGCCGGTTATCTTGCTGGCGGATTATACGATCAAAAAGTCAACACGATTAGCGTCGGAGCGATTTTAATAATAATTATCGGAATTCTTGATGACAAATATGAGCTTTCGGCAAAAACAAAGTTTGCAGGCCAGCTGATTGTTGCTTCACTGATATTGGCCAGCGGCTTAAAAATTGATTTTGTAACGATTCCTTATGTCGAAAGATTTGACCTTGGCTTATGGAGTTACCCGATTACGATTTTCTGGATTGTGGCAATTACGAATGCCATCAATTTAATTGATGGCCTGGACCGCCTGTCTGCCGGCGTTTCTGCGATTGGAATTGCAACGATTGCCATCATGGCACTCCTTGCAGGAAAGGTATTAATTTTTACCCTTTCACTTATCCTGCTTGGCAGCATCATTGGCTTCTTGTTTTATAATTTTCACCCTGCCAAAATATTCATGGGTGATACCGGAGCACTGTTCCTGGGATATTCAATCTCGATACTATCGCTGTTAGGACTGTATAAAAGTGTTACACTGTTCAGCTTTTTAGTTCCAATCATCATTATGGGTGTACCGGTATTTGATACAACCTTTGCGATTATCCGCAGGATTGTTAATCGAAAACCGATTTCTGCGCCAGATAAGTTCCATCTGCATCACAGGCTGCTTGACCTCGGGCTTTCCCATCGGACAACGGTACTAGCGATTTATGCCTTTGGAATCCTGTTCGCAGCAAGTGCGGTTATCGTCTCAAAGTCTACACTTTGGGGAACTATTCTGATTATCTTTGGATTACTGCTTATCATTGAAGTAATCGCCGAAGTGATTGGGATTGTGCATGTTCAGTACAAGCCGATTTTGACACTGCTGAAAAAATTGTCTGATAAAAAGCCGTTAGGCAGCAAGCGTTAA
- a CDS encoding DapH/DapD/GlmU-related protein: MNHIDASVTLDSSVKVGYFSVIEKDVKIGANVIIGNRVTIHEGTVIGANTTIADGAVLGKSPKPAKTSTVKLSDDIPALEIGEEVTIGANCVVYRGAKIGSSTLIADLASVRENVEIGNFVIVGRGVTVENYVKIGDRTKIQSNSYITAYTTLEERVFIAPCVTTTNDNFMGRTEERFDKIKGATVKKGARVGGASIILPGIVIEEETFVAAGALVTKDTEPKTLIKGVPAKFVRMVDERELL, from the coding sequence ATGAATCATATCGATGCTTCCGTTACTTTAGATTCAAGTGTAAAAGTCGGTTATTTTTCAGTTATTGAAAAGGATGTAAAAATCGGTGCCAATGTTATCATTGGCAACCGTGTTACGATACATGAAGGTACTGTGATTGGCGCTAATACAACGATTGCGGACGGAGCTGTTCTGGGGAAATCTCCAAAGCCTGCAAAAACAAGCACAGTAAAGCTGTCGGATGACATTCCTGCTCTTGAAATTGGCGAGGAAGTCACAATCGGTGCGAACTGTGTTGTCTACAGGGGAGCAAAGATTGGTTCCAGCACGCTGATTGCTGACCTTGCAAGCGTCCGTGAGAATGTTGAAATCGGAAACTTTGTTATTGTCGGACGTGGTGTTACGGTTGAAAACTATGTGAAAATTGGCGACCGTACAAAAATACAGTCCAATTCTTACATTACTGCGTACACAACACTTGAAGAGCGTGTTTTCATCGCTCCATGTGTAACAACGACAAATGATAATTTCATGGGCAGAACGGAAGAACGTTTTGATAAAATCAAGGGTGCGACAGTGAAGAAGGGTGCACGCGTTGGCGGCGCCTCTATCATCCTGCCTGGTATCGTGATTGAAGAGGAAACATTTGTGGCAGCAGGAGCTCTTGTAACGAAGGATACAGAGCCTAAGACACTTATTAAAGGTGTTCCTGCGAAGTTCGTCCGTATGGTTGACGAACGGGAGCTGTTATAA
- a CDS encoding glycosyltransferase codes for MKSVLLYYPFQLAENANSGSKLRPKKIYSAFKEWGQMNGIEILLLSGHSTERSIQFEKWMAEGKLDNLLFCYMENQTIPFWLTDPGHIPKKPFIDSKVMKFLKKKNVPTGVFYRDVYWKFDELYPLKGLKKSVMQSIYRLEEKFYEKYCKVIFLPSDAMGRYVNISKEKVALPPGGAAEETHERAAKKEQSVSNGLYVGGINNEDYGLFLLLDALKIANKEEKVCDLTVVCREDEYSKLPEDKKQRLSDLHVSVKHISGKALNELYAEMDFAFIPRYKSTYNDFSVPVKLVEYLSNELPVVATNCEAQKDIIETDQYGIICDDNPVSMAEAITQMSVEANLYRSNIQATFNAKHSWMARVEKIKESLLEEDL; via the coding sequence ATGAAATCAGTTTTACTCTATTACCCATTCCAGCTCGCTGAAAATGCTAATAGCGGCTCCAAGCTCCGCCCGAAAAAGATTTATAGTGCCTTTAAAGAATGGGGCCAGATGAATGGAATTGAAATCCTGCTGCTGTCCGGCCATTCTACGGAAAGGTCCATTCAGTTTGAAAAATGGATGGCGGAAGGAAAGCTCGATAACCTTTTATTCTGTTATATGGAAAATCAGACGATTCCATTCTGGCTGACCGATCCGGGGCATATTCCGAAAAAACCGTTTATTGACTCAAAGGTCATGAAGTTTTTGAAAAAGAAAAATGTGCCGACCGGCGTGTTTTATCGTGACGTTTATTGGAAGTTTGACGAGCTGTACCCATTAAAGGGCTTGAAAAAGTCAGTCATGCAGAGCATTTACAGGCTGGAAGAGAAATTTTACGAAAAGTACTGCAAGGTGATTTTCCTTCCAAGTGATGCCATGGGCAGATACGTGAATATAAGCAAAGAAAAAGTAGCGCTTCCGCCTGGTGGGGCTGCAGAAGAAACCCATGAACGAGCGGCTAAAAAAGAACAATCCGTTTCGAATGGTTTATACGTGGGCGGAATCAATAATGAAGATTACGGCTTATTCCTTTTGCTTGATGCACTGAAAATTGCAAATAAAGAGGAAAAGGTGTGCGATTTGACGGTCGTGTGCCGCGAAGACGAATATAGTAAGCTTCCAGAGGATAAAAAGCAGCGCCTCTCCGATTTGCACGTTTCTGTTAAGCATATAAGTGGTAAAGCATTGAATGAACTTTACGCGGAGATGGACTTCGCGTTTATCCCAAGATACAAGAGCACGTATAATGATTTTTCAGTGCCTGTGAAGCTGGTTGAGTATTTATCGAATGAGCTTCCAGTTGTTGCAACTAATTGTGAAGCACAAAAGGATATAATCGAAACGGATCAGTATGGAATCATCTGCGATGATAACCCTGTTTCGATGGCTGAGGCGATTACGCAAATGAGCGTGGAAGCCAATCTATACAGAAGTAATATCCAGGCAACCTTTAATGCCAAGCATTCCTGGATGGCAAGAGTCGAGAAAATCAAGGAAAGCCTGTTAGAGGAGGATCTATGA
- a CDS encoding DegT/DnrJ/EryC1/StrS family aminotransferase: MKVPMLDLSEQYQGLRSEVLEVLDQVMSSSQFILGSNVKKLEQDVAKFSNVAHGIGCGNGSDAIHIALQALEIGPGDEVITTAFTFFATGGAIVRAGATPVYVDIDPVTFNIDPAKVEEAITEKTKAILPVHLYGQMADMEKLAEIAKKHNLAIVEDAAQAIGAKQNGKSVGEMGSAATYSFFPTKNLGAYGDGGMIVTNDDQVAEKCSVIRVHGSKPKYYHHVLGYNSRLDELQAAVLNVKFPHLVEWSELRRQKAENYTHLLNERLGDSVVTPVEKEGNYHVFHQYTIRVEKRDELQQYLKEQGVATMIYYPLPLHVQPVFQNLGYKEGDLPITEKAAKEALSLPMFPELKTEQQEYVVAKIAEFYGK; encoded by the coding sequence ATGAAAGTTCCTATGCTGGATCTTAGTGAACAATATCAAGGATTAAGGTCTGAAGTATTAGAAGTATTAGATCAAGTGATGAGCTCTTCCCAGTTTATTCTTGGAAGCAATGTTAAAAAGCTGGAGCAGGATGTTGCAAAGTTCAGCAATGTTGCTCATGGAATTGGCTGCGGAAACGGAAGTGACGCAATACATATTGCTCTTCAGGCGCTTGAAATCGGACCTGGGGATGAAGTTATTACAACAGCATTTACATTCTTTGCTACTGGCGGTGCAATCGTACGTGCAGGTGCAACACCTGTTTATGTCGACATCGATCCGGTAACATTCAATATCGATCCTGCTAAAGTAGAAGAAGCGATTACTGAAAAAACAAAGGCAATCCTTCCAGTACACTTATACGGCCAAATGGCTGATATGGAAAAGCTTGCTGAAATCGCGAAAAAACATAATCTTGCTATCGTTGAAGATGCTGCTCAAGCAATCGGCGCTAAGCAAAACGGCAAATCTGTCGGAGAAATGGGCTCTGCGGCAACATACAGCTTTTTCCCAACGAAAAACCTTGGTGCATATGGCGATGGCGGCATGATCGTTACAAACGATGATCAGGTTGCAGAAAAATGCAGCGTTATCCGTGTTCACGGAAGCAAGCCAAAATACTATCATCATGTATTAGGCTACAACAGCCGTTTGGACGAGCTTCAAGCAGCTGTATTGAATGTGAAATTCCCTCATTTGGTTGAGTGGAGTGAGCTTCGCCGCCAAAAGGCAGAAAATTACACACACTTATTGAATGAAAGACTTGGTGATTCAGTTGTAACTCCGGTTGAAAAAGAAGGAAATTATCACGTATTCCATCAATATACAATCAGAGTAGAGAAAAGGGATGAATTGCAGCAGTACTTAAAGGAACAGGGAGTAGCGACAATGATTTACTATCCACTTCCACTTCATGTACAGCCGGTCTTCCAAAACCTTGGCTATAAAGAAGGAGATCTTCCAATTACGGAGAAGGCAGCTAAAGAAGCGTTGTCACTCCCAATGTTTCCTGAATTGAAAACCGAACAACAAGAATATGTTGTGGCGAAGATAGCTGAGTTTTACGGAAAATAA
- a CDS encoding Gfo/Idh/MocA family oxidoreductase, with protein MINFAIVGMGHIANKHMEAIEKTEGANLLAVCDTNPDRLEMVPSNVKKYTDLGIMLQENPEIQAVSICVPSGLHAKLTKIVAEHKRHIIVEKPMSLKLEDAEDMIKYANENGVKLAVVHPNRFRPAIREMRAKMDEGAFGTLSHANATVRWNRNQAYYDQAEWRGTKEFDGGVLMNQAIHDLDLMLWLMGPVVFVQAMAATRLRKIETEDVAAAVVQFENGALGVIEAATTVYPKNLEESLAIFGETGSAKISGRTANFVETWDFEGVSEEDAEQVKQAIKADPFGKPGHQWIIEDMVEAIKEDREPVVTGADGLAPVKLILAILESAETGKKVILN; from the coding sequence ATGATTAATTTCGCTATTGTAGGAATGGGACATATTGCAAATAAACATATGGAAGCAATTGAAAAGACGGAGGGAGCTAATTTATTGGCAGTCTGTGATACAAATCCGGACCGCCTGGAAATGGTTCCTTCTAATGTGAAAAAATACACAGACCTTGGAATCATGCTTCAGGAAAATCCGGAAATTCAGGCAGTAAGCATTTGTGTTCCATCTGGTTTACATGCTAAACTAACAAAAATTGTGGCAGAACATAAGCGCCACATCATTGTTGAAAAGCCGATGTCTTTAAAGCTTGAAGACGCGGAGGATATGATTAAATATGCGAACGAAAACGGTGTGAAGCTTGCAGTTGTCCACCCTAACCGTTTCCGCCCGGCAATCCGTGAAATGCGTGCAAAGATGGATGAGGGTGCGTTTGGAACGCTCAGCCATGCGAATGCAACTGTTCGCTGGAATCGTAATCAGGCTTATTATGATCAGGCAGAATGGCGCGGCACGAAGGAATTTGATGGCGGCGTATTAATGAACCAGGCCATTCATGACCTTGATTTAATGCTTTGGCTAATGGGACCTGTCGTGTTTGTTCAGGCAATGGCAGCTACTCGTTTGCGTAAAATTGAAACTGAGGATGTTGCTGCAGCAGTAGTTCAATTCGAAAACGGCGCTCTTGGTGTGATCGAGGCGGCTACAACGGTCTATCCGAAGAACCTTGAAGAATCTCTTGCGATTTTTGGCGAAACAGGCTCTGCAAAGATCAGCGGCCGTACAGCAAATTTTGTTGAAACGTGGGATTTTGAAGGTGTAAGCGAAGAGGATGCTGAGCAGGTAAAACAGGCTATTAAAGCAGATCCGTTTGGAAAGCCTGGCCACCAGTGGATTATTGAAGATATGGTCGAAGCGATTAAGGAAGACCGTGAACCAGTTGTAACGGGTGCAGATGGATTGGCACCAGTAAAATTGATTCTGGCGATTCTTGAATCTGCTGAAACAGGAAAAAAAGTTATACTTAATTAA
- a CDS encoding glycosyltransferase, whose protein sequence is MKVLLLAPSKSIHTHKWALFYKNKGIDVKVVTFPDHYSAENAEEVDTVQLPKLLPGKLSYFSSGFALKKILRQYKPDILHAHYVSSYGLAGALANYHTYYLSVWGRDIFQFPQQGSINRKIVEYVLKRPM, encoded by the coding sequence ATGAAAGTACTATTATTAGCACCCAGTAAATCAATCCATACTCATAAATGGGCTCTTTTTTACAAAAATAAAGGCATCGACGTGAAGGTAGTAACATTTCCCGACCATTATTCGGCAGAGAATGCCGAGGAAGTCGACACAGTTCAGCTTCCTAAGCTATTACCCGGGAAATTATCTTATTTTTCGAGCGGATTTGCGCTTAAAAAGATCTTAAGGCAATACAAGCCGGATATCCTTCATGCACATTATGTGTCGAGCTATGGACTGGCTGGCGCGCTGGCCAATTACCATACGTATTATTTGTCCGTTTGGGGAAGGGATATTTTCCAATTCCCACAGCAGGGAAGCATCAATCGAAAAATAGTCGAGTATGTGCTTAAAAGGCCGATGTGA